A DNA window from Luteolibacter luteus contains the following coding sequences:
- a CDS encoding GNAT family N-acetyltransferase, whose translation MADQGDVRAVLQYVPQFRGKIFVVLIDAGLLPEPAIAETLLDLAAMEDVGVKLILGVLGGDIKDLYDWTLECEIMSARLSRPLGEEGAIEEAKAILARGQTVVADASFQDPLDPKVVDFTLGIGALKLIALLEEAILIDGEPVPAVRASEASTLAASGTVTGAHLLEAAAEACRRGVPRVHVLNGRRQGVLVDELFSNEGVGTMVHADSYRDIRPLREEDIPELLGMIGRSVRRTKLVARTYEDILAKIGDYFVMTIDDNVVGCVALHEYIGEHTAEVACLYVKMNHEGRGYGVDLVHHAEDAARKRGLPKVFALTTRAADFFEQRVHYTRRDPATLPASRRKLLEDSGRDSQVFEKEL comes from the coding sequence GTGGCCGACCAAGGTGACGTCAGGGCAGTTCTCCAGTATGTTCCGCAGTTCCGCGGAAAAATTTTCGTGGTCTTGATCGACGCTGGCCTCCTGCCGGAACCCGCCATCGCGGAAACCCTGCTCGATCTCGCGGCAATGGAGGACGTGGGCGTGAAGCTCATCCTCGGCGTGCTCGGCGGAGACATCAAAGACCTCTACGATTGGACCCTGGAGTGCGAGATCATGTCCGCACGCCTTAGCCGCCCGCTCGGTGAAGAAGGTGCGATCGAGGAGGCAAAAGCCATCCTCGCCCGCGGCCAGACCGTCGTGGCGGATGCCTCGTTCCAAGATCCGCTCGACCCGAAGGTGGTCGACTTCACGCTCGGGATCGGCGCGTTAAAGCTGATCGCCTTGCTGGAGGAAGCCATCCTTATCGATGGCGAGCCGGTTCCCGCTGTCCGCGCTTCCGAAGCTTCCACCTTGGCCGCCTCCGGAACCGTGACCGGTGCCCATCTTCTCGAAGCCGCCGCCGAAGCCTGCCGCCGCGGCGTGCCCCGTGTCCATGTCCTCAATGGCCGCCGCCAAGGCGTCCTGGTGGACGAACTCTTCTCGAACGAAGGCGTCGGCACCATGGTCCACGCCGACAGCTATCGCGACATCCGTCCGCTGCGCGAGGAAGACATCCCCGAGCTGCTCGGCATGATCGGCCGCTCGGTCCGCCGTACGAAGCTCGTCGCGCGCACCTACGAGGACATCCTCGCGAAGATCGGCGACTACTTCGTGATGACCATCGACGACAACGTCGTCGGCTGCGTTGCCCTCCACGAATATATCGGGGAGCACACCGCTGAGGTTGCCTGCCTCTACGTGAAAATGAACCACGAAGGCCGCGGCTACGGCGTCGATCTGGTGCATCACGCCGAGGACGCCGCTCGGAAGCGGGGCCTGCCAAAGGTCTTCGCCCTCACCACCCGCGCCGCCGATTTCTTCGAGCAACGCGTGCACTACACCCGCCGCGATCCCGCCACCCTCCCCGCCAGCCGCCGCAAATTGCTTGAGGACAGCGGCAGGGACTCGCAGGTCTTCGAGAAGGAACTCTAG